In the Daphnia pulicaria isolate SC F1-1A chromosome 2, SC_F0-13Bv2, whole genome shotgun sequence genome, one interval contains:
- the LOC124326496 gene encoding uncharacterized protein LOC124326496 isoform X1, which yields MAARNALLARPQWAIVNQLTMPLITVADTGKKSVRGLVAVAIPFTIFLDTLFVDKVVTDNAGRGMQRDQYQIFKSIEGALQIAGMDGKACLLRTICEIQRNQLAKYTLAGEIVTLLLTPKSGDEGFFGFFHDYLIAEKVGRSLNQSCVDSFPRCPTSLIDFFSSYSSTSEVDHIATEGSFVNLKNPHLEMSKNMEHSHSSITNKLIDRKFLIEKGATSVRKKDPFGMENRL from the exons ATGGCCGCACGTAATGCCCTTTTAGCCAGACCCCAATGGGCCATCGTCAATCAGTTGACTATGCCGCTAATAACAGTTGCAGACACCGGGAAAAAATCCGTTCGTGGGCTCGTGGCGGTGGCGATTccttttacaatttttctcgACACTCTCTTCGTTGACAAAGTTGTGACAGATAACGCAGGAAG GGGCATGCAACGCGACCAGTATCAAATCTTCAAAAGTATTGAGGGTGCTTTACAAATAGCGGGGATGGATGGAAAAGCCTGTCTCCTCCGCACTATCTGTGAAATCCAGCGAAACCAATTAGCAAAATACACTTTGGCCGGCGAAATAGTTACTTTGCTACTGAC GCCCAAAAGTGGAGATGAAGGGTTCTTTGGATTTTTCCATGATTATTTGATAGCGGAGAAGGTTGGGCGTTCACTCAACCAGTCCTGTGTAGATTCGTTTCCACGTTGTCCTACATCACTCATCGATTTTTTCAGTTCGTATAGTAGTACAAGTGAGGTTGACCATATAGCTACCGAAGGTAGTTTCGTCAATTTGAAGAATCCACATCTTGAAATGTCTAAGAACATGGAGCACAGCCATtcttcaataacaaataaactaATTGatcgtaaatttttaattgaaaagggCGCCACGTCTGTCCGAAAGAAGGATCCATTTGGAATGGAGAATCGACTTTAA
- the LOC124326499 gene encoding uncharacterized protein LOC124326499, whose product MAARNALLARPNWGIVNQLTMPLITVTDTGKKSVRGLVGVAIPLTIFLDTLFVDKVVTDNAGRSMQRDQYQIFKSIEDALQIAGMDGKACLLRTICEIQRNQLAKNTLAGEIVTLLLTPKSGDEGFFGFFHDYLIAEKVGRSLNQSCVDSFPRCPISLIDFFSSYSKSEVDHKATEGSFVNLKNPHLEMSKNMEHSHSSITNKLIDRKFLIEKGATSVRKKDPFGMENRL is encoded by the exons ATGGCCGCACGTAATGCCCTTTTAGCGAGACCCAATTGGGGCATCGTCAATCAGTTGACTATGCCGCTAATAACAGTTACAGACACCGGGAAAAAATCAGTTCGTGGGCTCGTGGGGGTGGCGATTCCTTTAACTATTTTTCTCGACACTCTCTTCGTTGACAAAGTTGTGACAGATAACGCAGGAAG GAGCATGCAACGCGACCAGTATCAAATCTTCAAAAGTATTGAGGATGCTTTACAAATAGCAGGGATGGATGGAAAAGCCTGTCTCCTCCGCACTATCTGTGAAATCCAGCGAAACCAATTAGCAAAAAACACTTTGGCCGGCGAAATAGTTACTTTGCTACTGAC GCCCAAAAGTGGAGATGAAGGGTTCTTTGGATTTTTCCATGATTATTTGATAGCGGAGAAGGTTGGGCGTTCACTCAACCAGTCCTGTGTAGATTCGTTTCCACGTTGTCCTATATCACTCATCGATTTTTTCAGTTCGTATAGTAAAAGTGAGGTTGACCATAAAGCTACCGAAGGTAGTTTCGTCAATTTGAAGAATCCACATCTTGAAATGTCTAAGAACATGGAGCACAGCCATtcttcaataacaaataaactaATTGatcgtaaatttttaattgaaaagggCGCCACGTCTGTCCGAAAGAAGGATCCATTTGGAATGGAGAATCGACTTTAA
- the LOC124326512 gene encoding uncharacterized protein LOC124326512 produces MGTRTPVLLRPHWLIFNQLTLPVNAVDNKGTAKARGVIQIFLPITIFLDTIFEDKSGYTTRGFGDDQYQIYKSMEGILQATGIDGKACLLRTICEMQKYPIGDFTVVGEILTILLSPKRGINDFLHDYIEAEYVGQSHNMTCEGEFRECPVSLFNLFRSDGDSNEIVDDEDDQDESSELSDVHEDSAGPHSTSKSHEEYVLPNLEHLDGHILVENERPYINTNEH; encoded by the exons ATGGGTACTCGAACTCCCGTGTTACTTCGTCCTCACTGGCTTATCTTTAACCAGCTGACTCTGCCGGTGAATGCGGTAGACAACAAAGGAACCGCGAAAGCCCGTGGAGTAATACAAATATTTCTTCCGATAACAATATTCCTCGATACAATTTTCGAAGACAAATCCGGTTACACTACaag GGGATTTGGTGATGACCAGTACCAGATCTACAAGTCCATGGAAGGGATTTTACAAGCTACAGGAATAGATGGAAAAGCCTGTTTGCTTCGCACTATTTGCGAAATGCAAAAATATCCAATCGGGGATTTTACCGTCGTCGGAGAGATACTAACCATTTTACTTTC tccaaAAAGAGGCATAAACGATTTCTTACACGATTACATCGAGGCTGAGTATGTCGGACAATCACATAACATGACTTGCGAAGGTGAATTCCGAGAATGTCCTGTCTCTTTGTTCAATCTCTTCCGTTCCGACGGTGATTCCAACGAAATAGTTGATGATGAGGACGACCAAGATGAAAGTAGTGAACTATCCGATGTCCACGAAGATTCTGCCGGGCCACATTCGACGAGTAAGAGCCACGAAGAGTATGTTCTTCCTAATCTAGAACATTTGGATGGCCATATCCTAGTGGAAAACGAAAGACCATACATAAACACCAATGAACATTAG
- the LOC124326496 gene encoding uncharacterized protein LOC124326496 isoform X2, whose translation MAARNARLTRSQWTITNQLTMPLITVADTGKKSVHGLVAVAIPLTILLDTLFVDKVVTDNAGRSMQRDQYQIFKSIEDALQIAGVDGKACLLHTICEIQRNQLAKNTLAGEIVTLLLTPKSGDEGFIGFFHDYLIAKKVGRSLNQSCVDSFPRCPISLIDFFSSYSTSEVDHIATEDSFVNLKNPHLEMSKKMEHSSHSSI comes from the exons ATGGCCGCACGTAATGCCCGTTTAACGAGATCCCAATGGACCATCACCAATCAGTTGACTATGCCGCTAATAACAGTTGCAGACACCGGGAAAAAATCAGTTCATGGGCTCGTGGCGGTGGCGATTCCTTTAACGATTTTGCTCGACACTCTCTTCGTTGACAAAGTTGTGACAGATAACGCAGGAAG GAGCATGCAACGCGACCAGTATCAAATCTTCAAAAGTATTGAGGATGCTTTACAAATAGCGGGGGTGGATGGAAAAGCCTGTCTCCTCCATACTATCTGTGAAATCCAGCGAAACCAACTAGCAAAAAACACTTTGGCCGGCGAAATAGTTACTTTGCTACTGAC GCCCAAGAGTGGAGATGAAGGGTTCATTGGATTTTTCCATGATTATTTGATAGCGAAGAAGGTTGGGCGTTCACTCAACCAGTCCTGTGTAGATTCGTTTCCACGTTGTCCTATATCACTCATCGATTTTTTCAGTTCGTATAGTACAAGTGAGGTTGACCATATAGCTACCGAAGATAGTTTCGTCAATTTGAAGAATCCACATCTTGAAATGTCTAAGAAAATGGAGCACAGCAGCCATTCTTCAATATAA
- the LOC124326511 gene encoding uncharacterized protein LOC124326511, translating into MGIRTNILIRPHYIIANQLTLPLVAVDNTGKATIHGLMQMIVTITIFLDTLFEDKAGYTTRGFGDDQYQIYKSMEGILQATGIDGKACLLRTICEMQQNPIGDFTVVGEILTILLSPKRGINDFLHDYIEAENVGQSHNMTCEGEFRECPVSLFNLFRSDGDSNEIVDDEDDHDESSELSDVHEESAGPHSMNKSHEVYVLPNLEHLDGHILVENEKPYINTNEH; encoded by the exons atGGGTATTCGAACTAACATATTAATTCGTCCTCACTATATAATCGCAAACCAGCTGACTCTGCCATTGGTTGCGGTAGACAACACAGGAAAAGCGACAATCCATGGACTCATGCAGATGATAGTTACAATAACAATATTCCTCGATACACTTTTTGAAGACAAAGCTGGTTACACTACAAG GGGATTTGGTGATGACCAGTACCAGATCTACAAGTCCATGGAAGGGATTTTACAAGCTACAGGAATAGATGGAAAAGCCTGTTTGCTTCGCACTATTTGCGAAATGCAACAAAATCCAATCGGGGATTTTACCGTCGTCGGAGAGATACTAACCATTTTACTTTC tccAAAAAGAGGCATAAACGATTTCTTACACGATTACATCGAGGCTGAGAATGTCGGACAATCACATAACATGACTTGCGAAGGTGAATTCCGAGAATGTCCTGTCTCTTTGTTCAATCTCTTCCGTTCCGACGGTGATTCCAACGAAATAGTTGATGATGAGGACGACCACGATGAAAGTAGTGAACTATCCGATGTCCACGAAGAATCTGCCGGGCCACATTCGATGAATAAGAGCCACGAAGTGTATGTTCTTCCTAATCTAGAACATTTGGATGGCCACATCCTagttgaaaacgaaaaaccaTACATAAACACCAATGAACATTAG